The following are from one region of the Stigmatopora argus isolate UIUO_Sarg chromosome 9, RoL_Sarg_1.0, whole genome shotgun sequence genome:
- the ablim3 gene encoding actin-binding LIM protein 3 isoform X6 — MSSNAYLQGSIGGESSRGPIRCQRCREVCKGEVVRVQETHFHVKCFTCTVCNCDLARSGFFQKKGEYICTADYQRLYGTRCDRCDSFITGEVVSALGRTYHPKCFVCSVCSRPFPIGDRVTFSGKDCVCQQCSLSLAKPNEPIKIHGPSHCAGCTAEIKQGQSLLALEKQWHVSCFRCQTCNMVLTGEYISKDGVPYCEADYHAQYGVKCEGCSRYISGRVLEAGGKHYHPTCARCVRCNMMFKEGEEMYLTGCEVWHPLCKQAARAERRLRHRRLSETSISPPGSSIGSPNRVICSLGTLSPYSQEYDCMDIKQRRCSSPGYIDSPTYSRQGMSPIMPRSPQHFGYPGSESGRSSPYYSQEGRSNTPTLIQPPKHFHVPATGEPNIYRKPPIYKRTATKSRTSEDILRSSRLSTFSPEPYTQSDCDFYSYSNSPRTYRVPRRRYSTGGDEESWSHGLQRIGSGIGRMILKEEMKARSGSYDNDPWGSARNSRSGSKETLTTCYSSTAYNNTINGSPQSQYATDSEFVCKSASLPSYGRNGMQRPQSADCYQYQYDSSSELNWGSRAEYKIYPYEALIVTTRGRNRLPKDVERARLERHLSPEEFVQVFGMTIEDFDRLALWKRNELKKQARLF; from the exons ATGAGCTCTAATG CATATCTCCAAGGCTCAATTGGAGGTGAGTCAAGCAGAGGGCCAATCCGCTGTCAACGGTGTCGGGAAGTGTGCAAAGGAGAGGTGGTTCGAGTTCAAGAGACCCACTTCCATGTCAAGTGTTTTACATGCACAG TGTGTAACTGTGATCTGGCGAGGTCAGGCTTTTTCCAGAAGAAAGGCGAGTACATCTGCACAGCAGACTACCAACGACTGTATGGCACACGGTGCGACCGCTGCGACAGCTTCATCACAGGCGAGGTGGTCTCTGCTCTGGGACGGACTTACCACCCCAAGTGCTTTGTCTGTAGTGTCTGCAg TAGACCTTTTCCCATTGGAGATAGAGTGACATTCAGTGGAAAGGACTGCGTATGCCAACAGTGCTCTCTCTCACTGGCCAAGCCAAATGAACCTATCAAAATCCATGGGCCCAGCC ACTGTGCCGGATGTACAGCAGAGATCAAGCAAGGTCAGTCTCTCTTGGCTTTGGAGAAGCAATGGCATGTCAGCTGCTTCAGATGTCAAACATGCAACATGGTCCTCACCGGAGAGTACATCAGCAA GGACGGAGTTCCATACTGTGAGGCAGACTACCATGCCCAGTACGGGGTGAAATGTGAGGGTTGCAGCAGATATATAAGTGGAAGGGTTCTGGAG GCTGGAGGGAAACACTACCACCCAACCTGTGCCCGCTGTGTTCGCTGTAACATGATGTTCAAAGagggagaagaaatgtatcTGACAG GGTGTGAGGTGTGGCACCCATTATGCAAGCAGGCAGCACGAGCAGAGAGGAGACTCAGG CACAGACGCCTGTCAGAGACCTCCATCTCTCCTCCAGGCTCCTCCATTGGCTCTCCCAATAGAGTTATATGT TCACTTGGGACACTTTCTCCCTATTCTCAG GAATACGACTGCATGGATATAAAGCAGAGGCGATGCTCCAGTCCAGGTTACATTGACTCCCCAACATACAGTCGTCAAGGCATGTCACCCATCATGCCTCGCTCTCCACAGCACTTTGGTTACCCTG GATCTGAGAGTGGCAGGAGTTCACCTTACTACAGCCAAGAGGGGCGGTCCAATACGCCGACCCTCATCCAGcccccaaaacattttcatgtacCTG CCACAGGGGAGCCCAACATCTACAGGAAGCCTCCCATCTATAAGAGAACGG CAACCAAAAGTAGGACCAGTGAGGATATCCTGAGATCCTCCAGATTGTCCACCTTCTCTCCGGAGCCATACACCCAGTCAGATTGTGACTTCTACTCATACAGCAACTCTCCACGAA CCTATCGGGTACCAAGGAGACGGTACTCGACTGGGGGAGATGAAGAGAGTTGGAGTCACGGTCTTCAAAGA ATCGGGAGTGGCATAGGGAGGATGATCCTAAAGGAAGAGATGAAAGCAAGATCTGGTTCCTATGACAACGACCCCTGGGGCAGTGCAAGAAATTCTCGTAGTGGGAGCAAGGAGACCCTCACTACATGCTACAGCTCCACAGCTTACAACAACACCATCAATGGAT CTCCTCAATCCCAATATGCCACAGATAGTG agttTGTGTGCAAGTCTGCCTCACTTCCAAGTTATGGACGCAATGGCATGCAACGG CCTCAGAGTGCTGACTGTTACCAATACCAGTACGACAGCAGCAGTGAACTCAACTGGGGAAGCAGAG CGGAATACAAG ATTTATCCCTATGAGGCGCTCATTGTCACCACCAGAGGGAGGAATCGACTTCCCAAAGATGTTGAGAGAGCCAGACTAGAG cgACACCTTTCCCCAGAAGAGTTTGTCCAAGTGTTTGGCATGACCATTGAGGATTTCGACAGGTTAGCTTTATGGAAGAGGAACGAGCTAAAGAAACAAGCCAGACTGTTTTAA
- the ablim3 gene encoding actin-binding LIM protein 3 isoform X5 produces MSSNAYLQGSIGGESSRGPIRCQRCREVCKGEVVRVQETHFHVKCFTCTVCNCDLARSGFFQKKGEYICTADYQRLYGTRCDRCDSFITGEVVSALGRTYHPKCFVCSVCSRPFPIGDRVTFSGKDCVCQQCSLSLAKPNEPIKIHGPSHCAGCTAEIKQGQSLLALEKQWHVSCFRCQTCNMVLTGEYISKDGVPYCEADYHAQYGVKCEGCSRYISGRVLEAGGKHYHPTCARCVRCNMMFKEGEEMYLTGCEVWHPLCKQAARAERRLRHRRLSETSISPPGSSIGSPNRVICSLGTLSPYSQEYDCMDIKQRRCSSPGYIDSPTYSRQGMSPIMPRSPQHFGYPGSESGRSSPYYSQEGRSNTPTLIQPPKHFHVPATGEPNIYRKPPIYKRTDNHLNAATKSRTSEDILRSSRLSTFSPEPYTQSDCDFYSYSNSPRTYRVPRRRYSTGGDEESWSHGLQRIGSGIGRMILKEEMKARSGSYDNDPWGSARNSRSGSKETLTTCYSSTAYNNTINGSPQSQYATDSEFVCKSASLPSYGRNGMQRPQSADCYQYQYDSSSELNWGSRAEYKIYPYEALIVTTRGRNRLPKDVERARLERHLSPEEFVQVFGMTIEDFDRLALWKRNELKKQARLF; encoded by the exons ATGAGCTCTAATG CATATCTCCAAGGCTCAATTGGAGGTGAGTCAAGCAGAGGGCCAATCCGCTGTCAACGGTGTCGGGAAGTGTGCAAAGGAGAGGTGGTTCGAGTTCAAGAGACCCACTTCCATGTCAAGTGTTTTACATGCACAG TGTGTAACTGTGATCTGGCGAGGTCAGGCTTTTTCCAGAAGAAAGGCGAGTACATCTGCACAGCAGACTACCAACGACTGTATGGCACACGGTGCGACCGCTGCGACAGCTTCATCACAGGCGAGGTGGTCTCTGCTCTGGGACGGACTTACCACCCCAAGTGCTTTGTCTGTAGTGTCTGCAg TAGACCTTTTCCCATTGGAGATAGAGTGACATTCAGTGGAAAGGACTGCGTATGCCAACAGTGCTCTCTCTCACTGGCCAAGCCAAATGAACCTATCAAAATCCATGGGCCCAGCC ACTGTGCCGGATGTACAGCAGAGATCAAGCAAGGTCAGTCTCTCTTGGCTTTGGAGAAGCAATGGCATGTCAGCTGCTTCAGATGTCAAACATGCAACATGGTCCTCACCGGAGAGTACATCAGCAA GGACGGAGTTCCATACTGTGAGGCAGACTACCATGCCCAGTACGGGGTGAAATGTGAGGGTTGCAGCAGATATATAAGTGGAAGGGTTCTGGAG GCTGGAGGGAAACACTACCACCCAACCTGTGCCCGCTGTGTTCGCTGTAACATGATGTTCAAAGagggagaagaaatgtatcTGACAG GGTGTGAGGTGTGGCACCCATTATGCAAGCAGGCAGCACGAGCAGAGAGGAGACTCAGG CACAGACGCCTGTCAGAGACCTCCATCTCTCCTCCAGGCTCCTCCATTGGCTCTCCCAATAGAGTTATATGT TCACTTGGGACACTTTCTCCCTATTCTCAG GAATACGACTGCATGGATATAAAGCAGAGGCGATGCTCCAGTCCAGGTTACATTGACTCCCCAACATACAGTCGTCAAGGCATGTCACCCATCATGCCTCGCTCTCCACAGCACTTTGGTTACCCTG GATCTGAGAGTGGCAGGAGTTCACCTTACTACAGCCAAGAGGGGCGGTCCAATACGCCGACCCTCATCCAGcccccaaaacattttcatgtacCTG CCACAGGGGAGCCCAACATCTACAGGAAGCCTCCCATCTATAAGAGAACGG ACAATCATTTGAATGCAGCAACCAAAAGTAGGACCAGTGAGGATATCCTGAGATCCTCCAGATTGTCCACCTTCTCTCCGGAGCCATACACCCAGTCAGATTGTGACTTCTACTCATACAGCAACTCTCCACGAA CCTATCGGGTACCAAGGAGACGGTACTCGACTGGGGGAGATGAAGAGAGTTGGAGTCACGGTCTTCAAAGA ATCGGGAGTGGCATAGGGAGGATGATCCTAAAGGAAGAGATGAAAGCAAGATCTGGTTCCTATGACAACGACCCCTGGGGCAGTGCAAGAAATTCTCGTAGTGGGAGCAAGGAGACCCTCACTACATGCTACAGCTCCACAGCTTACAACAACACCATCAATGGAT CTCCTCAATCCCAATATGCCACAGATAGTG agttTGTGTGCAAGTCTGCCTCACTTCCAAGTTATGGACGCAATGGCATGCAACGG CCTCAGAGTGCTGACTGTTACCAATACCAGTACGACAGCAGCAGTGAACTCAACTGGGGAAGCAGAG CGGAATACAAG ATTTATCCCTATGAGGCGCTCATTGTCACCACCAGAGGGAGGAATCGACTTCCCAAAGATGTTGAGAGAGCCAGACTAGAG cgACACCTTTCCCCAGAAGAGTTTGTCCAAGTGTTTGGCATGACCATTGAGGATTTCGACAGGTTAGCTTTATGGAAGAGGAACGAGCTAAAGAAACAAGCCAGACTGTTTTAA
- the ablim3 gene encoding actin-binding LIM protein 3 isoform X4, producing MSSNAYLQGSIGGESSRGPIRCQRCREVCKGEVVRVQETHFHVKCFTCTVCNCDLARSGFFQKKGEYICTADYQRLYGTRCDRCDSFITGEVVSALGRTYHPKCFVCSVCSRPFPIGDRVTFSGKDCVCQQCSLSLAKPNEPIKIHGPSHCAGCTAEIKQGQSLLALEKQWHVSCFRCQTCNMVLTGEYISKDGVPYCEADYHAQYGVKCEGCSRYISGRVLEAGGKHYHPTCARCVRCNMMFKEGEEMYLTGCEVWHPLCKQAARAERRLRHRRLSETSISPPGSSIGSPNRVICAKLANEFLDYKDLAALPKIKAIYEVQQPDLICSSYYHPYQRYTSDDRLDMTYSYGESLGTLSPYSQEYDCMDIKQRRCSSPGYIDSPTYSRQGMSPIMPRSPQHFGYPGSESGRSSPYYSQEGRSNTPTLIQPPKHFHVPDNHLNAATKSRTSEDILRSSRLSTFSPEPYTQSDCDFYSYSNSPRTYRVPRRRYSTGGDEESWSHGLQRIGSGIGRMILKEEMKARSGSYDNDPWGSARNSRSGSKETLTTCYSSTAYNNTINGSPQSQYATDSEFVCKSASLPSYGRNGMQRPQSADCYQYQYDSSSELNWGSRAEYKIYPYEALIVTTRGRNRLPKDVERARLERHLSPEEFVQVFGMTIEDFDRLALWKRNELKKQARLF from the exons ATGAGCTCTAATG CATATCTCCAAGGCTCAATTGGAGGTGAGTCAAGCAGAGGGCCAATCCGCTGTCAACGGTGTCGGGAAGTGTGCAAAGGAGAGGTGGTTCGAGTTCAAGAGACCCACTTCCATGTCAAGTGTTTTACATGCACAG TGTGTAACTGTGATCTGGCGAGGTCAGGCTTTTTCCAGAAGAAAGGCGAGTACATCTGCACAGCAGACTACCAACGACTGTATGGCACACGGTGCGACCGCTGCGACAGCTTCATCACAGGCGAGGTGGTCTCTGCTCTGGGACGGACTTACCACCCCAAGTGCTTTGTCTGTAGTGTCTGCAg TAGACCTTTTCCCATTGGAGATAGAGTGACATTCAGTGGAAAGGACTGCGTATGCCAACAGTGCTCTCTCTCACTGGCCAAGCCAAATGAACCTATCAAAATCCATGGGCCCAGCC ACTGTGCCGGATGTACAGCAGAGATCAAGCAAGGTCAGTCTCTCTTGGCTTTGGAGAAGCAATGGCATGTCAGCTGCTTCAGATGTCAAACATGCAACATGGTCCTCACCGGAGAGTACATCAGCAA GGACGGAGTTCCATACTGTGAGGCAGACTACCATGCCCAGTACGGGGTGAAATGTGAGGGTTGCAGCAGATATATAAGTGGAAGGGTTCTGGAG GCTGGAGGGAAACACTACCACCCAACCTGTGCCCGCTGTGTTCGCTGTAACATGATGTTCAAAGagggagaagaaatgtatcTGACAG GGTGTGAGGTGTGGCACCCATTATGCAAGCAGGCAGCACGAGCAGAGAGGAGACTCAGG CACAGACGCCTGTCAGAGACCTCCATCTCTCCTCCAGGCTCCTCCATTGGCTCTCCCAATAGAGTTATATGT GCCAAATTGGCGAATGAGTTCCTAGATTATAAGGACCTAGCTGCCCTCCCAAAGATCAAGGCCATATATGAAGTCCAGCAGCCGGACCTCATATGTTCCTCATACTACCATCCTTACCAGAGATACACCTCTGATGACAGGCTAGACATGACTTACAGCTATGGGGAG TCACTTGGGACACTTTCTCCCTATTCTCAG GAATACGACTGCATGGATATAAAGCAGAGGCGATGCTCCAGTCCAGGTTACATTGACTCCCCAACATACAGTCGTCAAGGCATGTCACCCATCATGCCTCGCTCTCCACAGCACTTTGGTTACCCTG GATCTGAGAGTGGCAGGAGTTCACCTTACTACAGCCAAGAGGGGCGGTCCAATACGCCGACCCTCATCCAGcccccaaaacattttcatgtacCTG ACAATCATTTGAATGCAGCAACCAAAAGTAGGACCAGTGAGGATATCCTGAGATCCTCCAGATTGTCCACCTTCTCTCCGGAGCCATACACCCAGTCAGATTGTGACTTCTACTCATACAGCAACTCTCCACGAA CCTATCGGGTACCAAGGAGACGGTACTCGACTGGGGGAGATGAAGAGAGTTGGAGTCACGGTCTTCAAAGA ATCGGGAGTGGCATAGGGAGGATGATCCTAAAGGAAGAGATGAAAGCAAGATCTGGTTCCTATGACAACGACCCCTGGGGCAGTGCAAGAAATTCTCGTAGTGGGAGCAAGGAGACCCTCACTACATGCTACAGCTCCACAGCTTACAACAACACCATCAATGGAT CTCCTCAATCCCAATATGCCACAGATAGTG agttTGTGTGCAAGTCTGCCTCACTTCCAAGTTATGGACGCAATGGCATGCAACGG CCTCAGAGTGCTGACTGTTACCAATACCAGTACGACAGCAGCAGTGAACTCAACTGGGGAAGCAGAG CGGAATACAAG ATTTATCCCTATGAGGCGCTCATTGTCACCACCAGAGGGAGGAATCGACTTCCCAAAGATGTTGAGAGAGCCAGACTAGAG cgACACCTTTCCCCAGAAGAGTTTGTCCAAGTGTTTGGCATGACCATTGAGGATTTCGACAGGTTAGCTTTATGGAAGAGGAACGAGCTAAAGAAACAAGCCAGACTGTTTTAA
- the ablim3 gene encoding actin-binding LIM protein 3 isoform X2 yields MSSNAYLQGSIGGESSRGPIRCQRCREVCKGEVVRVQETHFHVKCFTCTVCNCDLARSGFFQKKGEYICTADYQRLYGTRCDRCDSFITGEVVSALGRTYHPKCFVCSVCSRPFPIGDRVTFSGKDCVCQQCSLSLAKPNEPIKIHGPSHCAGCTAEIKQGQSLLALEKQWHVSCFRCQTCNMVLTGEYISKDGVPYCEADYHAQYGVKCEGCSRYISGRVLEAGGKHYHPTCARCVRCNMMFKEGEEMYLTGCEVWHPLCKQAARAERRLRHRRLSETSISPPGSSIGSPNRVICAKLANEFLDYKDLAALPKIKAIYEVQQPDLICSSYYHPYQRYTSDDRLDMTYSYGESLGTLSPYSQEYDCMDIKQRRCSSPGYIDSPTYSRQGMSPIMPRSPQHFGYPGSESGRSSPYYSQEGRSNTPTLIQPPKHFHVPATGEPNIYRKPPIYKRTATKSRTSEDILRSSRLSTFSPEPYTQSDCDFYSYSNSPRTYRVPRRRYSTGGDEESWSHGLQRIGSGIGRMILKEEMKARSGSYDNDPWGSARNSRSGSKETLTTCYSSTAYNNTINGSPQSQYATDSEFVCKSASLPSYGRNGMQRPQSADCYQYQYDSSSELNWGSRAEYKIYPYEALIVTTRGRNRLPKDVERARLERHLSPEEFVQVFGMTIEDFDRLALWKRNELKKQARLF; encoded by the exons ATGAGCTCTAATG CATATCTCCAAGGCTCAATTGGAGGTGAGTCAAGCAGAGGGCCAATCCGCTGTCAACGGTGTCGGGAAGTGTGCAAAGGAGAGGTGGTTCGAGTTCAAGAGACCCACTTCCATGTCAAGTGTTTTACATGCACAG TGTGTAACTGTGATCTGGCGAGGTCAGGCTTTTTCCAGAAGAAAGGCGAGTACATCTGCACAGCAGACTACCAACGACTGTATGGCACACGGTGCGACCGCTGCGACAGCTTCATCACAGGCGAGGTGGTCTCTGCTCTGGGACGGACTTACCACCCCAAGTGCTTTGTCTGTAGTGTCTGCAg TAGACCTTTTCCCATTGGAGATAGAGTGACATTCAGTGGAAAGGACTGCGTATGCCAACAGTGCTCTCTCTCACTGGCCAAGCCAAATGAACCTATCAAAATCCATGGGCCCAGCC ACTGTGCCGGATGTACAGCAGAGATCAAGCAAGGTCAGTCTCTCTTGGCTTTGGAGAAGCAATGGCATGTCAGCTGCTTCAGATGTCAAACATGCAACATGGTCCTCACCGGAGAGTACATCAGCAA GGACGGAGTTCCATACTGTGAGGCAGACTACCATGCCCAGTACGGGGTGAAATGTGAGGGTTGCAGCAGATATATAAGTGGAAGGGTTCTGGAG GCTGGAGGGAAACACTACCACCCAACCTGTGCCCGCTGTGTTCGCTGTAACATGATGTTCAAAGagggagaagaaatgtatcTGACAG GGTGTGAGGTGTGGCACCCATTATGCAAGCAGGCAGCACGAGCAGAGAGGAGACTCAGG CACAGACGCCTGTCAGAGACCTCCATCTCTCCTCCAGGCTCCTCCATTGGCTCTCCCAATAGAGTTATATGT GCCAAATTGGCGAATGAGTTCCTAGATTATAAGGACCTAGCTGCCCTCCCAAAGATCAAGGCCATATATGAAGTCCAGCAGCCGGACCTCATATGTTCCTCATACTACCATCCTTACCAGAGATACACCTCTGATGACAGGCTAGACATGACTTACAGCTATGGGGAG TCACTTGGGACACTTTCTCCCTATTCTCAG GAATACGACTGCATGGATATAAAGCAGAGGCGATGCTCCAGTCCAGGTTACATTGACTCCCCAACATACAGTCGTCAAGGCATGTCACCCATCATGCCTCGCTCTCCACAGCACTTTGGTTACCCTG GATCTGAGAGTGGCAGGAGTTCACCTTACTACAGCCAAGAGGGGCGGTCCAATACGCCGACCCTCATCCAGcccccaaaacattttcatgtacCTG CCACAGGGGAGCCCAACATCTACAGGAAGCCTCCCATCTATAAGAGAACGG CAACCAAAAGTAGGACCAGTGAGGATATCCTGAGATCCTCCAGATTGTCCACCTTCTCTCCGGAGCCATACACCCAGTCAGATTGTGACTTCTACTCATACAGCAACTCTCCACGAA CCTATCGGGTACCAAGGAGACGGTACTCGACTGGGGGAGATGAAGAGAGTTGGAGTCACGGTCTTCAAAGA ATCGGGAGTGGCATAGGGAGGATGATCCTAAAGGAAGAGATGAAAGCAAGATCTGGTTCCTATGACAACGACCCCTGGGGCAGTGCAAGAAATTCTCGTAGTGGGAGCAAGGAGACCCTCACTACATGCTACAGCTCCACAGCTTACAACAACACCATCAATGGAT CTCCTCAATCCCAATATGCCACAGATAGTG agttTGTGTGCAAGTCTGCCTCACTTCCAAGTTATGGACGCAATGGCATGCAACGG CCTCAGAGTGCTGACTGTTACCAATACCAGTACGACAGCAGCAGTGAACTCAACTGGGGAAGCAGAG CGGAATACAAG ATTTATCCCTATGAGGCGCTCATTGTCACCACCAGAGGGAGGAATCGACTTCCCAAAGATGTTGAGAGAGCCAGACTAGAG cgACACCTTTCCCCAGAAGAGTTTGTCCAAGTGTTTGGCATGACCATTGAGGATTTCGACAGGTTAGCTTTATGGAAGAGGAACGAGCTAAAGAAACAAGCCAGACTGTTTTAA
- the ablim3 gene encoding actin-binding LIM protein 3 isoform X1: MSSNAYLQGSIGGESSRGPIRCQRCREVCKGEVVRVQETHFHVKCFTCTVCNCDLARSGFFQKKGEYICTADYQRLYGTRCDRCDSFITGEVVSALGRTYHPKCFVCSVCSRPFPIGDRVTFSGKDCVCQQCSLSLAKPNEPIKIHGPSHCAGCTAEIKQGQSLLALEKQWHVSCFRCQTCNMVLTGEYISKDGVPYCEADYHAQYGVKCEGCSRYISGRVLEAGGKHYHPTCARCVRCNMMFKEGEEMYLTGCEVWHPLCKQAARAERRLRHRRLSETSISPPGSSIGSPNRVICAKLANEFLDYKDLAALPKIKAIYEVQQPDLICSSYYHPYQRYTSDDRLDMTYSYGESLGTLSPYSQEYDCMDIKQRRCSSPGYIDSPTYSRQGMSPIMPRSPQHFGYPGSESGRSSPYYSQEGRSNTPTLIQPPKHFHVPATGEPNIYRKPPIYKRTDNHLNAATKSRTSEDILRSSRLSTFSPEPYTQSDCDFYSYSNSPRTYRVPRRRYSTGGDEESWSHGLQRIGSGIGRMILKEEMKARSGSYDNDPWGSARNSRSGSKETLTTCYSSTAYNNTINGSPQSQYATDSEFVCKSASLPSYGRNGMQRPQSADCYQYQYDSSSELNWGSRAEYKIYPYEALIVTTRGRNRLPKDVERARLERHLSPEEFVQVFGMTIEDFDRLALWKRNELKKQARLF, from the exons ATGAGCTCTAATG CATATCTCCAAGGCTCAATTGGAGGTGAGTCAAGCAGAGGGCCAATCCGCTGTCAACGGTGTCGGGAAGTGTGCAAAGGAGAGGTGGTTCGAGTTCAAGAGACCCACTTCCATGTCAAGTGTTTTACATGCACAG TGTGTAACTGTGATCTGGCGAGGTCAGGCTTTTTCCAGAAGAAAGGCGAGTACATCTGCACAGCAGACTACCAACGACTGTATGGCACACGGTGCGACCGCTGCGACAGCTTCATCACAGGCGAGGTGGTCTCTGCTCTGGGACGGACTTACCACCCCAAGTGCTTTGTCTGTAGTGTCTGCAg TAGACCTTTTCCCATTGGAGATAGAGTGACATTCAGTGGAAAGGACTGCGTATGCCAACAGTGCTCTCTCTCACTGGCCAAGCCAAATGAACCTATCAAAATCCATGGGCCCAGCC ACTGTGCCGGATGTACAGCAGAGATCAAGCAAGGTCAGTCTCTCTTGGCTTTGGAGAAGCAATGGCATGTCAGCTGCTTCAGATGTCAAACATGCAACATGGTCCTCACCGGAGAGTACATCAGCAA GGACGGAGTTCCATACTGTGAGGCAGACTACCATGCCCAGTACGGGGTGAAATGTGAGGGTTGCAGCAGATATATAAGTGGAAGGGTTCTGGAG GCTGGAGGGAAACACTACCACCCAACCTGTGCCCGCTGTGTTCGCTGTAACATGATGTTCAAAGagggagaagaaatgtatcTGACAG GGTGTGAGGTGTGGCACCCATTATGCAAGCAGGCAGCACGAGCAGAGAGGAGACTCAGG CACAGACGCCTGTCAGAGACCTCCATCTCTCCTCCAGGCTCCTCCATTGGCTCTCCCAATAGAGTTATATGT GCCAAATTGGCGAATGAGTTCCTAGATTATAAGGACCTAGCTGCCCTCCCAAAGATCAAGGCCATATATGAAGTCCAGCAGCCGGACCTCATATGTTCCTCATACTACCATCCTTACCAGAGATACACCTCTGATGACAGGCTAGACATGACTTACAGCTATGGGGAG TCACTTGGGACACTTTCTCCCTATTCTCAG GAATACGACTGCATGGATATAAAGCAGAGGCGATGCTCCAGTCCAGGTTACATTGACTCCCCAACATACAGTCGTCAAGGCATGTCACCCATCATGCCTCGCTCTCCACAGCACTTTGGTTACCCTG GATCTGAGAGTGGCAGGAGTTCACCTTACTACAGCCAAGAGGGGCGGTCCAATACGCCGACCCTCATCCAGcccccaaaacattttcatgtacCTG CCACAGGGGAGCCCAACATCTACAGGAAGCCTCCCATCTATAAGAGAACGG ACAATCATTTGAATGCAGCAACCAAAAGTAGGACCAGTGAGGATATCCTGAGATCCTCCAGATTGTCCACCTTCTCTCCGGAGCCATACACCCAGTCAGATTGTGACTTCTACTCATACAGCAACTCTCCACGAA CCTATCGGGTACCAAGGAGACGGTACTCGACTGGGGGAGATGAAGAGAGTTGGAGTCACGGTCTTCAAAGA ATCGGGAGTGGCATAGGGAGGATGATCCTAAAGGAAGAGATGAAAGCAAGATCTGGTTCCTATGACAACGACCCCTGGGGCAGTGCAAGAAATTCTCGTAGTGGGAGCAAGGAGACCCTCACTACATGCTACAGCTCCACAGCTTACAACAACACCATCAATGGAT CTCCTCAATCCCAATATGCCACAGATAGTG agttTGTGTGCAAGTCTGCCTCACTTCCAAGTTATGGACGCAATGGCATGCAACGG CCTCAGAGTGCTGACTGTTACCAATACCAGTACGACAGCAGCAGTGAACTCAACTGGGGAAGCAGAG CGGAATACAAG ATTTATCCCTATGAGGCGCTCATTGTCACCACCAGAGGGAGGAATCGACTTCCCAAAGATGTTGAGAGAGCCAGACTAGAG cgACACCTTTCCCCAGAAGAGTTTGTCCAAGTGTTTGGCATGACCATTGAGGATTTCGACAGGTTAGCTTTATGGAAGAGGAACGAGCTAAAGAAACAAGCCAGACTGTTTTAA